One Fuerstiella marisgermanici DNA window includes the following coding sequences:
- a CDS encoding M14 family zinc carboxypeptidase, which translates to MLVGNLSGSEKMVRRNRSYFQLVEVDFMKSTALFTVGMLAIVLTGNVVQAADPPIVTIRSDFPGGNIVVISNDGEAIEMKPDLRGGRDWFYWYFEAVAKEPGEMIFSFPEKTAGFKNGAVGFQGPAISKDDGTTWTWMGNETAVIRGRSFSYKFSEPGQKVRFSSSIPYVQKDFEKFVATHSGNPHFATSVLTESAHGRNVELVQIGTPGPDKKAVLFTGRHHAGESIASYLLEGVMESAVSDNPVGKEFRRDYVLYVVPFVDKDGVEEGDQGKGRRPHDHNRDYGPEAAFPEVKAIMNLANEKNIRASLDFHCPTLVMDIHQLMYFAGTSDVPSHNLATVKQFAANIKAELPDGAPSGPLVWLKPDSATKRTMNSSHFAHRPGILMAATLETPFAPRGTKMEVNDIRSYGTAVLKAWNKMKFVDSE; encoded by the coding sequence GAAAAAATGGTCCGTCGCAATCGAAGCTACTTCCAACTGGTCGAGGTCGACTTTATGAAATCTACAGCACTGTTCACGGTCGGAATGCTTGCAATCGTTCTGACTGGCAACGTGGTTCAAGCGGCCGATCCGCCCATAGTCACAATCCGCTCGGATTTTCCCGGTGGAAATATCGTCGTCATTTCGAACGATGGTGAAGCAATTGAAATGAAGCCAGATCTGCGCGGTGGGCGTGATTGGTTTTATTGGTACTTCGAAGCCGTTGCGAAGGAACCAGGCGAGATGATTTTTTCATTCCCCGAGAAGACTGCTGGATTCAAAAACGGTGCCGTTGGATTTCAAGGGCCGGCAATCAGCAAAGACGATGGCACCACATGGACGTGGATGGGAAATGAGACAGCAGTCATTCGTGGGCGGTCATTCAGCTACAAGTTTTCTGAACCTGGCCAGAAGGTTCGATTCTCGTCGTCGATACCCTACGTACAGAAAGACTTTGAAAAGTTTGTCGCAACTCATTCTGGTAATCCGCACTTTGCAACCAGCGTGTTGACTGAAAGTGCCCATGGTCGAAACGTCGAGCTGGTGCAAATTGGAACTCCGGGCCCGGATAAGAAAGCCGTGTTGTTCACGGGCCGGCACCATGCCGGGGAATCCATCGCAAGCTACCTACTGGAAGGCGTCATGGAATCTGCAGTCTCGGACAATCCCGTCGGCAAAGAATTTCGTCGCGACTACGTGTTGTACGTCGTTCCATTTGTTGACAAGGATGGCGTCGAAGAAGGTGATCAGGGCAAAGGGCGAAGACCTCACGATCACAACCGCGACTATGGTCCTGAAGCGGCGTTCCCGGAAGTGAAGGCCATTATGAACCTGGCGAACGAGAAGAACATCCGAGCGTCACTGGACTTCCACTGTCCAACTCTTGTCATGGACATTCATCAGTTGATGTATTTTGCCGGCACTTCAGATGTCCCATCTCACAACCTCGCCACAGTGAAGCAGTTCGCGGCAAACATCAAAGCAGAACTCCCCGACGGTGCACCCAGCGGACCGTTGGTCTGGCTGAAACCGGACAGCGCCACAAAGAGGACTATGAACAGTAGCCATTTTGCTCATCGCCCGGGAATCCTGATGGCGGCAACACTGGAAACGCCGTTCGCTCCACGCGGAACGAAGATGGAAGTGAACGACATTCGGTCGTACGGGACTGCCGTTCTGAAAGCGTGGAACAAAATGAAGTTTGTCGACAGCGAATAG